TCATTTATATTTTGGCTCACTCGCTACGTCAAATTTAAACTTAGCTCACTTTCAAATAAAGAGCTTAGGGATCCAAAGGCACTTGCAAGTGTAAATTTCGCTCTAAGCCGCGAGATAAAGAACATTGATCAGCTTGATGGCTTGGTAAAAAGCGCGAGAAACGCAGGACTTACTGGCATAAATACCTACTTTAATCCACTTAAAAAAATATATGAAACGATGAAATTTTACGAGCTTAGCAGCCTAAAGCAGATCGATGAAGAGCTACTAAGCGAAATACTAGCTAGTACAACTGGCGGACTAAGCGATGCTAGTAAGAAAAATTACCGCATCTCAGTGATAAATTTCTTTGCGTTTTTAGACAAACAAAACGAAGAGGATGGCAAGGCCCATGTTTTTGATATAAATTTAAAAAACTGGGGCGGAGTGAGCGGTAACAAAGGGCAAAAGTTGCCTGAGTTTATGGGCGAAGATGAGGTCAAAAAATTTCTAGATGCGATCGAAGAAAGTGACTTTAAGCAAAACTCAAATCGCAATAAGCTCATAATAAAAACGATAATTTTTACTGGCATTCGTGTGAGCGAGGCTCTAAATTTAAAGCGAAAGGACATCACTGAAGATGGCGATCTTTTTATCATTAGGATCCGAGGCAAAGGTAACAAATACCGTATCGTTATGATAAAACGTCACCTAATAGAAGCTCATCTAAATGCGATCGCAATAAATTATATCAACAAAGAAGGCTATCTTTTCATCAATAAAAAAGGCACCAGGCTTACGCAGGCTTATGTTAGCCGCATAGTTGAGCAAATTTTATTTAAAGCTGGCATCAGAAAAGAGAAAAATGGTGCCCACATGCTGCGCCATACCTTTGCAACGATGCTTTACAAAAAGCAAAAAGACCTTGTTTTGGTACAAGAAGCTCTTGGGCATGCAAGCTTAAATACCTCAAGAATTTACACTCACTTTGATAGCGACAAACTAAAACTTGCTGCAAAGGTAGCTGAAGATTTAGCGGGAGAGTAGATTTTGCTTCTTGTGTAAAAAGCCACAATAAACAAAGCTTTATGAGAAAACTTATGCGTGATTTATAAATTTAGATAAGTCCACCTAGTAGTAAGATTTATTGGGATTTAAAAACATCTTTCATATAAATACAATGAAAAAATGATGGCAAATTTTAAGAACAAATAGTAACTAAGAAATAAAAATTTAAAGCTCTAGTTTATATTTAAGATTAATAAAAAACCTTTTAAAAATTTATATCCCAAACCAACAATAGCCATTTTTATAAATCAATCATCAGATTTAAGGGCTAGTAAAATTTTACCAGCCTGCTAAATATCAAAGTTTATTTGCTACTTTAAAGAGTCTTACAGCCTGCTCTGCTGTCATCTTTAAATTTCTAATCGCGACATCTTTTCTCATAGCTTCTTCAAGACTCACTGGCTCATTTAATATACAAAAATAGGCATCAATCCCATTTTTGTGGCAGTCTTTGGCACATTTTTGTACGCTTCCAGCAAATGCGATCACTGGCTTATGATACTTTTTGGCTAGTTTTGCAACCCCAGTCGGAGTCTTGCCCATTGAGCTTTGAAAGTCCATACGGCCTTCACCAGTGATGACTAGATCAGCCTTTTTGATCTCATCCTCAAGTGCGATGGTCTGCGTAATGATCTCAATACCTGGTCGAAGTTTCGCTCCCAAAAATGCCACGAATGCAAAGCCAAGTCCACCAGCGGCACCAGCGCCTTTTTGTATGTGAAATTTACTATTAGTCTTTTCCTTTACAAGAGTTGCAAAGTGTTTTAGCCCATCATCAAGCTCTTTTACCATACGGCCATTTGCACCCTTTTGAGGGGCATAAACATGGGCTGCTCCATTCATGCCATAAAGCGGATTATCTACATCGCAGGCGATTAAAAATTCGCAATCCTTTAGCTCTTTTAAAGCATCTTCATCTGTAAACTCATAAATTTTGGCTAAATTCTCGCCTTTTCCTTCAAGCAAAGCACCATTTTTATCATAAAATTTAAAGCCAAGTGCGCTAAGCATGCCTGTACCAGCGTCATTTGTCGCACTTCCGCCGATGC
This genomic interval from Campylobacter concisus contains the following:
- a CDS encoding tyrosine-type recombinase/integrase yields the protein MKYPLDCKDNFENSFIFWLTRYVKFKLSSLSNKELRDPKALASVNFALSREIKNIDQLDGLVKSARNAGLTGINTYFNPLKKIYETMKFYELSSLKQIDEELLSEILASTTGGLSDASKKNYRISVINFFAFLDKQNEEDGKAHVFDINLKNWGGVSGNKGQKLPEFMGEDEVKKFLDAIEESDFKQNSNRNKLIIKTIIFTGIRVSEALNLKRKDITEDGDLFIIRIRGKGNKYRIVMIKRHLIEAHLNAIAINYINKEGYLFINKKGTRLTQAYVSRIVEQILFKAGIRKEKNGAHMLRHTFATMLYKKQKDLVLVQEALGHASLNTSRIYTHFDSDKLKLAAKVAEDLAGE
- a CDS encoding glycerate kinase family protein; the encoded protein is MRILVAIDSLKGSLSSLEAGLAVKEGLEEIGCEVVVKPIADGGEGSVEAMADALGAKFIDTIVKNPLGVEILARYALKDDLAILEMSSASGLTLINPDERNPLKTSTFGFGQMIKDAIAKGARKFIIGIGGSATNDAGTGMLSALGFKFYDKNGALLEGKGENLAKIYEFTDEDALKELKDCEFLIACDVDNPLYGMNGAAHVYAPQKGANGRMVKELDDGLKHFATLVKEKTNSKFHIQKGAGAAGGLGFAFVAFLGAKLRPGIEIITQTIALEDEIKKADLVITGEGRMDFQSSMGKTPTGVAKLAKKYHKPVIAFAGSVQKCAKDCHKNGIDAYFCILNEPVSLEEAMRKDVAIRNLKMTAEQAVRLFKVANKL